A window of Fluoribacter dumoffii NY 23 contains these coding sequences:
- the tgt gene encoding tRNA guanosine(34) transglycosylase Tgt, producing MKTFSCNVLHKHSATQARVTRVTTAHGEFVTPVFMPVGTRAGVNNMTPPELRDAHSQIILGGNTYHMLCAPGMEVIEKAGGMHPFMGWHGPMLTDSGGFQVFSLSKNKEICTIDEEGAHFRLPGSQRLIHMTPEMSLETQKIIGADIIMAFDQCTPDNCTKDEVSHIMERTHRWLKQSLQYHHQHPNSRYGYQQALFGIIQGGTFKDLRRESADFIASMNTEGIAIGGETIGFDMKTTVEVIRWVRDYLPEQKPRYTMGVGMSPQDLLDVVAEGIDMFDCVAPTRNARHGSLYCGELIRQGNWLRFVSDYENERIQIKKSCFADDMSPIMKQCSCYTCRNYSRSYLHQLAKQKTNLFTALASIHNVHVMHDVCDKMRELIINESSN from the coding sequence ATGAAAACTTTTTCTTGCAATGTGTTGCATAAGCACTCCGCTACCCAGGCACGGGTAACACGTGTCACTACAGCCCATGGTGAATTTGTTACTCCTGTATTTATGCCCGTCGGCACCCGTGCTGGGGTAAACAATATGACTCCCCCGGAGTTGCGTGATGCCCACAGTCAAATTATCTTAGGTGGAAATACTTATCATATGTTGTGTGCTCCAGGGATGGAGGTTATTGAAAAAGCGGGGGGAATGCACCCGTTTATGGGATGGCATGGACCCATGTTAACCGATAGCGGTGGCTTTCAGGTTTTTAGTCTCTCCAAGAATAAAGAAATTTGCACTATTGATGAGGAAGGGGCTCACTTCAGATTACCTGGCAGTCAGAGATTAATTCATATGACGCCAGAAATGTCTTTGGAAACCCAAAAAATTATTGGCGCCGATATTATCATGGCTTTCGATCAGTGTACCCCTGATAATTGTACTAAAGATGAAGTAAGTCATATTATGGAACGGACCCATCGGTGGTTAAAGCAATCCCTGCAATATCACCACCAGCACCCCAACTCGAGATATGGCTATCAGCAGGCGCTTTTTGGCATTATCCAGGGAGGGACTTTTAAAGATTTACGTCGGGAAAGTGCGGATTTTATTGCTTCCATGAATACTGAGGGAATTGCCATTGGGGGAGAAACAATTGGTTTTGATATGAAAACGACCGTTGAGGTGATTCGTTGGGTGCGGGATTACTTACCCGAACAGAAACCGCGCTATACCATGGGTGTAGGGATGTCTCCTCAGGATCTTCTCGATGTAGTTGCCGAAGGAATTGACATGTTCGATTGTGTTGCTCCAACGCGTAATGCACGGCATGGCTCTTTATATTGTGGTGAATTAATTCGGCAAGGAAACTGGTTACGTTTCGTGAGTGATTATGAGAATGAACGGATTCAAATCAAGAAATCCTGTTTCGCTGATGATATGTCGCCCATTATGAAACAATGTTCGTGTTATACCTGCCGGAATTATTCCCGTTCCTATTTACATCAGTTAGCCAAACAAAAAACAAATTTATTTACGGCATTGGCAAGCATACATAATGTTCATGTAATGCACGATGTTTGTGATAAAATGCGCGAGTTGATAATTAACGAGAGTTCGAACTAA
- the nagZ gene encoding beta-N-acetylhexosaminidase: MPSSHSNLFMIDLEGTELSDIEREIVHHPNVGSIILFTRNFTNPRQLEDLIHEIHAINPHIFFTTDHEGGFIQRFVRHGFRSIPAPRVYGDVYDLNPEVGIQLAKQYGEIMAKDLITCGIDLSLAPVLDLHAQSPIIAHLDRAFHHNPDVITALAGAFIEGMNAAGMPAVAKHFPGHGSVSVDSHKAMPVSITPLEELKNKDLKPFIDLHKKGLLSAIMPAHVTYKAVDANKPAGFSTIWLQDILRHELKFEGLIISDCLSMTGADIGDLMTRTQEALKAGCDMLIVCHQPRHVLLELIQKTSLPYALESAARITQFKNQMLRFSHPEKNQPNPHLLLETTENDPRIESKNQQFNTSETI; encoded by the coding sequence ATGCCCAGTTCCCATTCTAATTTATTCATGATTGACCTAGAAGGTACAGAACTTTCGGACATTGAACGGGAAATTGTGCACCATCCTAATGTAGGTTCCATAATTCTTTTTACCCGTAATTTTACAAATCCCCGGCAATTAGAGGATTTAATTCATGAGATCCACGCCATCAATCCCCATATTTTTTTCACCACTGATCACGAAGGTGGTTTCATCCAACGTTTTGTGCGCCATGGATTTCGCTCCATTCCTGCACCTCGCGTTTATGGAGATGTATACGATCTAAATCCGGAAGTTGGGATCCAGCTTGCAAAACAATATGGCGAAATTATGGCCAAAGATTTAATCACCTGCGGTATTGATTTAAGCCTTGCCCCGGTTCTTGATTTGCATGCTCAAAGTCCTATTATTGCCCATTTGGATCGGGCTTTTCACCACAATCCTGATGTAATCACCGCTTTGGCAGGTGCTTTTATTGAAGGCATGAATGCTGCAGGCATGCCTGCAGTTGCGAAACATTTTCCAGGCCATGGCTCAGTTAGTGTTGATTCACACAAGGCCATGCCGGTTTCCATTACACCACTTGAAGAATTGAAAAATAAAGATTTAAAACCATTTATTGACCTGCATAAAAAGGGACTACTTAGTGCAATTATGCCTGCCCATGTAACCTATAAAGCAGTTGATGCAAATAAACCTGCTGGTTTTTCAACAATTTGGTTGCAAGACATTTTACGGCATGAACTGAAATTTGAGGGGTTAATTATAAGTGATTGCTTGAGTATGACGGGTGCTGATATTGGCGATTTAATGACCCGAACTCAAGAGGCTTTAAAAGCAGGCTGTGATATGTTAATCGTCTGCCATCAACCTCGCCACGTTTTATTGGAGCTCATTCAAAAAACATCATTGCCCTATGCATTGGAATCCGCTGCCCGCATTACTCAGTTTAAAAATCAGATGCTTCGCTTTTCCCATCCGGAAAAAAATCAACCTAATCCGCATTTATTACTTGAAACGACAGAAAATGATCCGCGTATCGAGAGTAAGAATCAGCAGTTCAATACTTCAGAAACAATTTAA
- a CDS encoding disulfide bond formation protein B — translation MRKPTYRKIQTLNAALTVFVLFASFYFQYVVGLVPCPLCMMQRVCVFLLLAVMGLSFRTLKKAHIISLLQIIIACAGLYFSLRQLWLQSLPAGEAPACMPSLDILIHYLPWQTVIKALFLGTGDCAEISWRLLGISMPGWSAMYFLFMALMGCFLFWHTRLSTLREEH, via the coding sequence ATGAGAAAGCCTACTTATAGAAAAATTCAAACCCTTAATGCAGCATTGACGGTGTTTGTATTATTTGCCTCCTTTTATTTTCAATATGTTGTCGGGCTTGTTCCCTGTCCTTTATGCATGATGCAGCGTGTTTGTGTTTTCTTATTATTAGCTGTTATGGGGCTAAGTTTTCGGACTTTGAAAAAAGCACATATAATCAGTTTATTACAAATAATTATTGCTTGTGCGGGGTTATATTTTTCTTTACGCCAATTATGGCTGCAATCCCTACCTGCAGGAGAAGCCCCCGCGTGCATGCCGAGTTTGGATATTTTAATTCATTACTTGCCCTGGCAAACCGTAATAAAAGCTTTATTTTTGGGAACCGGCGATTGTGCAGAAATCAGTTGGCGGCTGCTGGGAATTTCCATGCCCGGATGGAGTGCGATGTATTTTTTATTCATGGCGCTCATGGGATGTTTCCTATTCTGGCATACCCGTTTAAGCACCCTTCGTGAGGAACATTGA
- a CDS encoding c-type cytochrome codes for MRLLFLIVLFGYSLAMYACNEERQREIQLRIQPVGEVSVQGQAQAELGNKTPGDAGAKNEPGKDTYEHYCIVCHREGLAGAPKFRDEHDWKPRLSERKLDELLASSIKGLNAMPVKGTCIKCSDEDLKAAISYMLPKS; via the coding sequence ATGAGGTTGCTGTTTTTAATAGTGTTGTTTGGTTATTCTTTAGCGATGTATGCCTGTAATGAAGAGCGGCAACGAGAAATCCAATTAAGAATTCAACCCGTAGGGGAAGTTTCTGTACAAGGTCAAGCTCAAGCTGAACTAGGTAATAAAACACCAGGTGATGCAGGGGCAAAAAATGAGCCCGGAAAGGATACGTACGAACATTATTGTATTGTGTGCCATCGAGAGGGGCTTGCTGGAGCACCCAAATTCAGAGATGAGCACGATTGGAAACCACGTTTATCCGAAAGAAAATTAGATGAATTACTTGCTTCTTCAATAAAAGGATTGAATGCTATGCCTGTAAAAGGAACGTGTATTAAATGCAGTGATGAGGATCTCAAGGCTGCCATATCCTATATGTTGCCCAAATCATGA